A genomic region of Actinomycetota bacterium contains the following coding sequences:
- a CDS encoding helix-turn-helix transcriptional regulator, producing the protein MLMIQKLREDKRLTRSALARLALMHAATVGQIENRYIGRPYASQLKKLAVALEFSGEPRELLTEIDQP; encoded by the coding sequence ATGCTCATGATCCAGAAGCTGCGGGAGGACAAGAGACTCACGCGCTCCGCACTGGCGCGACTGGCCCTAATGCACGCGGCGACCGTGGGTCAGATCGAGAACAGGTACATCGGGAGGCCCTACGCGTCACAGCTCAAGAAGCTCGCCGTCGCGCTCGAGTTCAGCGGCGAACCACGCGAACTGCTTACCGAGATCGATCAACCATGA
- a CDS encoding helix-turn-helix domain-containing protein — translation MRATSAPCRLLYPVHEAAEQLGIQRTSLYELLKGGELERVKIGRRTLITAESLTEYVNRLRAAADQRRCPAPVIIQTRSRREA, via the coding sequence ATGAGAGCCACGAGCGCGCCCTGCAGACTCCTCTATCCCGTCCACGAGGCGGCCGAGCAACTCGGCATTCAGCGAACCAGTCTGTACGAGCTCCTGAAGGGCGGCGAACTGGAGCGGGTCAAGATCGGCCGCCGGACTCTTATCACAGCCGAGAGTCTCACCGAGTACGTGAACAGACTCCGGGCGGCGGCCGACCAACGTCGGTGCCCTGCACCAGTGATCATCCAGACCCGGTCACGCCGCGAGGCTTGA
- a CDS encoding helix-turn-helix domain-containing protein: MGKLLKVEDVSSELHVSVRRARELIGSGKIRMIQGLTPGTIRVSRENLNAFIRDSAEK; this comes from the coding sequence ATGGGGAAGTTGCTCAAGGTCGAAGACGTATCAAGCGAGTTGCATGTCAGTGTGCGGCGGGCGCGCGAACTGATCGGGTCCGGCAAGATCCGAATGATCCAAGGGCTGACCCCTGGAACGATTCGGGTGTCGCGCGAGAACCTTAACGCCTTCATCAGGGACAGCGCCGAGAAATGA